One Pyrofollis japonicus DNA window includes the following coding sequences:
- a CDS encoding Nmad3 family putative nucleotide modification protein produces MTEKLLVLRAWADTSTSGFYSALHPTGCPTLIPIPETKPLRTQRPPCFTNPECVLSPCTARRLADYMPRRYVLHNDPRLDHGFYTGYYAPRGRIPRMIGGGDVVLFAAGLAKEQALGEKQWRSLAVLAAKGLAGIYLVGGILVERVINVSDLGWSRALATYPRLAFSPHYWRRGDAPVALTGKGFWVLPPLPLSGGSLREASAEARKLLGSSVAESFARSRFRRTRLLSMGFARFVETLESLGYRIAKPRGYPCTTRCLQRQG; encoded by the coding sequence ATGACGGAGAAGCTGCTCGTGCTGAGAGCATGGGCTGATACCTCTACCAGTGGCTTCTACTCAGCGCTGCACCCGACGGGCTGTCCAACACTGATACCTATTCCAGAGACAAAGCCCCTTAGGACGCAGAGGCCGCCCTGCTTCACGAACCCAGAGTGCGTGCTTAGCCCATGTACGGCCAGACGCCTAGCAGACTACATGCCGAGGCGATACGTGCTCCACAATGACCCGCGGCTAGACCATGGCTTCTATACGGGCTACTACGCCCCGAGAGGGCGAATACCAAGGATGATTGGCGGGGGCGATGTAGTGCTCTTTGCTGCTGGCCTCGCCAAGGAACAAGCGCTCGGAGAGAAGCAGTGGAGAAGTCTTGCCGTCCTCGCAGCCAAGGGGCTTGCCGGCATATACCTTGTCGGGGGGATACTTGTCGAACGCGTTATCAATGTCTCGGACCTCGGCTGGAGCAGGGCCTTGGCTACGTATCCTAGGCTGGCTTTCTCGCCGCATTACTGGAGAAGAGGAGACGCGCCTGTAGCGCTGACCGGTAAGGGGTTCTGGGTGCTGCCACCACTGCCGCTCAGCGGCGGGTCGCTCCGCGAGGCCTCGGCCGAGGCAAGGAAGCTCCTGGGAAGCAGTGTCGCCGAATCGTTTGCCCGTAGCCGGTTTAGGAGGACAAGACTCTTGTCCATGGGTTTTGCCCGGTTTGTTGAAACCCTTGAGTCCCTTGGATATAGGATTGCTAAGCCGCGTGGCTATCCGTGTACTACACGTTGCTTACAACGTCAGGGCTAA
- a CDS encoding Ldh family oxidoreductase has product MSTQELYEKEHLYPPEEYVRVDHVSLKEFVSSVFQKLGLRKEYADKIADNLVAADLMGISSHGVQRIRRYIGGIKVGSVNINPNIRIVADAGAALLVDGDNGPGQVVGTYAMNLAIERAKKHGVGVVFVRRSHHYGIAGYYALMAVEHNMIGVSMTNARPLVSYINTLSKYLGTNPIAIAAPRRNPPPFLFDAATSTVPVGKIEIYAKTGKKVPHGWAVSLEDGRELTGDAAPILDAIKKGKAALLPLGGLTEETGGHKGTGFALIVELLSAIVSGAAWTVHVRNTTDPQPANVGHFFMAINIGALVPMEEYYDRLEKMIEEIKSLPKHPQADRIWIPGEKAWYTKLTREKKGVPLHRNVFNDLKKVAEEVGVPFTVKVLQEHA; this is encoded by the coding sequence TTGTCTACTCAAGAACTCTATGAGAAGGAACACTTATACCCCCCGGAGGAATACGTTCGCGTTGACCATGTCTCGTTGAAGGAGTTCGTTTCAAGCGTTTTCCAGAAGCTCGGTCTGCGCAAAGAATACGCCGACAAGATAGCCGATAACCTAGTCGCCGCAGACCTAATGGGCATCTCGAGCCACGGCGTGCAGAGAATTAGGCGCTACATTGGCGGCATAAAGGTCGGCTCAGTCAACATTAACCCCAATATAAGGATCGTAGCCGACGCTGGTGCAGCACTGCTCGTAGACGGCGACAACGGGCCAGGCCAGGTAGTCGGAACCTATGCCATGAACCTTGCAATAGAGAGGGCTAAGAAGCACGGAGTAGGCGTGGTCTTCGTCCGGAGAAGCCACCACTACGGCATAGCAGGCTACTATGCGCTAATGGCGGTAGAGCACAATATGATCGGGGTATCGATGACCAATGCGAGGCCCCTGGTCTCATACATAAATACTCTCAGCAAGTACCTCGGCACAAACCCAATAGCCATTGCCGCCCCCAGGAGGAATCCGCCACCCTTCCTCTTCGATGCGGCTACGAGCACGGTTCCGGTAGGCAAGATAGAGATCTACGCCAAGACAGGGAAGAAGGTTCCACACGGCTGGGCGGTGAGCCTCGAGGACGGGAGAGAGCTAACAGGGGACGCTGCTCCAATACTTGATGCCATAAAGAAGGGCAAGGCAGCACTGCTACCCCTGGGAGGATTGACTGAGGAGACAGGAGGCCACAAGGGGACAGGCTTCGCGTTGATAGTTGAGCTGCTCTCAGCGATAGTCAGTGGGGCAGCATGGACAGTGCACGTCAGGAACACCACTGACCCGCAGCCAGCAAACGTAGGCCACTTCTTCATGGCTATAAACATAGGTGCACTGGTGCCCATGGAGGAGTACTATGACCGCTTAGAGAAAATGATCGAGGAGATAAAGAGCCTGCCGAAGCACCCGCAGGCGGACAGAATATGGATTCCAGGCGAGAAAGCCTGGTACACGAAGCTAACAAGGGAGAAGAAGGGAGTACCCCTTCACCGCAACGTGTTCAACGACCTAAAGAAGGTTGCAGAAGAAGTAGGAGTACCCTTCACGGTCAAGGTGCTACAGGAGCACGCCTAA
- the pyrC gene encoding dihydroorotase translates to MGETVVCGNLVDARGFLGEGCLLIRNGFIAEIREDAAATTNTIDVRSRGDVFVMPGFIDLHVHLRGLMLSYKEDEYSGTAAAAAAGVTLVGDMPNTVPRLDTVEALAAKLQSLEEESLVDYAVYAGVPSDADEAARLLEAGAIGFKIYPGDLEKRGSVVEKLLRGKGLVVVHPELPEAEKPVADSEDARRAARNCSWETAAVEYIAALEPSAKIHVTHVSCPSTLLAAKRAGFSTDTTPTYLFLEPGEGCLYRVNPPIRGFAERQLMLQLLLEGVVDTVASDHAPHSEKEKLGDPLTCPPGIAWLEQWPLILYCLVGAAGMLSLPEFLRLVSAGPAKVLGLGHVYGLLEPGYRGNVVVAEASWSEASSYNRYSKARLTPYAWRARRCMRILYAFAAGEKIYDDEKGVTGRRGKVANAAAFRRAPVAP, encoded by the coding sequence ATGGGTGAAACAGTCGTCTGCGGCAACCTGGTTGATGCTAGAGGCTTCCTGGGCGAGGGCTGCCTCCTGATAAGGAACGGATTCATCGCGGAGATAAGGGAGGATGCAGCCGCGACAACAAACACTATCGATGTGCGTAGCCGCGGCGACGTCTTCGTCATGCCGGGCTTCATTGATCTGCATGTACACCTCCGTGGGCTCATGCTTAGCTACAAGGAGGACGAATATAGCGGCACTGCAGCCGCGGCCGCGGCTGGTGTAACCCTTGTAGGCGATATGCCTAACACTGTGCCGAGGCTGGACACTGTGGAGGCTCTTGCCGCGAAGCTGCAAAGCCTCGAAGAAGAGAGCCTCGTAGACTACGCTGTCTACGCGGGAGTGCCAAGCGACGCCGATGAAGCAGCGAGGCTCCTAGAGGCTGGGGCGATAGGCTTCAAGATATATCCTGGCGACTTGGAGAAGAGGGGCAGTGTTGTAGAGAAGCTTCTCAGAGGCAAAGGCCTCGTTGTTGTTCACCCCGAGCTCCCGGAGGCGGAGAAGCCTGTTGCGGACAGCGAGGATGCGAGGAGAGCCGCTAGGAATTGTTCATGGGAGACGGCCGCGGTTGAATACATTGCGGCGCTGGAACCCTCTGCGAAAATCCATGTAACACACGTATCGTGTCCCTCAACGCTCCTAGCCGCGAAGAGAGCGGGGTTCAGCACAGATACAACCCCCACGTACCTGTTCCTAGAGCCGGGAGAGGGCTGCCTCTATCGCGTTAATCCCCCGATTCGTGGATTCGCTGAAAGGCAGCTAATGCTGCAACTCCTCCTGGAGGGCGTCGTGGACACTGTTGCCAGCGACCATGCACCGCACAGCGAGAAGGAGAAGCTGGGGGACCCGCTTACCTGTCCCCCGGGGATTGCCTGGCTTGAGCAGTGGCCGCTCATCCTCTACTGCCTCGTGGGGGCAGCGGGGATGCTTTCCCTTCCGGAGTTTCTCCGCCTAGTATCAGCTGGGCCCGCTAAGGTTCTCGGCTTGGGACACGTCTATGGGTTGCTTGAGCCCGGTTACCGGGGCAATGTTGTCGTCGCGGAGGCTTCGTGGAGTGAGGCAAGCAGCTACAATCGTTACTCGAAGGCGAGGCTGACACCGTACGCCTGGAGGGCTAGGAGGTGTATGAGGATCCTCTACGCGTTTGCTGCGGGAGAAAAGATCTACGACGATGAAAAAGGGGTTACGGGTAGGCGCGGCAAAGTAGCTAATGCCGCCGCGTTTAGGCGTGCTCCTGTAGCACCTTGA